The following proteins come from a genomic window of Nycticebus coucang isolate mNycCou1 chromosome 11, mNycCou1.pri, whole genome shotgun sequence:
- the IRF5 gene encoding interferon regulatory factor 5 isoform X2 codes for MNQPTPGAPAPPRRVRLKPWLVAQVNSGQYPGLQWVNGEKKFFYIPWRHATRHGPSQDGDNTIFKAWATETGKYTEGVDEADPAKWKANLRCALNKSRDFCLIYDGPRDMPPQPYKIYEVCSNGSAPTESQPVGAAGEEEEEEEEELQRMLPGLTITEAVPPGRPMVPFSLPKEDVKWPPTLQPHVVLGPRAPDPNLLAPPPGAPSSFGEIVSEVLPSLEPGPLGASLPPAGQLLPDLLISPHMLPLTDLEIKFQYRGRPPQALTISNPNGCRLFYSQLEATQEQVELFGPVSLEQVRFPSPEDIPSDKQRFYTNQLLDVLDRGLILQLQGQDLYAIRLCQCKVFWSGPCASANGSCPNPIQREVKTKLFSLEHFLNELILFQKGQTNTPPPFEIFFCFGEEWPDPKPREKKLITVQVVPVAARLLLEMFSGELSWSADSIRLQISNPDLKDRMVEQFKELHHIWHTQQRLQPMAQAPPVAGLGAGQGPWPMHPVSMQ; via the exons ATGAACCAGCCCACTCCCGGGGCTCCTGCCCCGCCCCGCCGTGTGCGGCTTAAGCCCTGGCTGGTGGCCCAGGTGAACAGCGGCCAGTACCCAGGGCTTCAGTGGGTAAACGGGGAAAAGAAATTCTTCTACATCCCCTGGAGGCATGCCACCAGGCACGGTCCCAGCCAGGACGGGGACAACACCATCTTCAAG GCCTGGGCCACGGAGACGGGGAAGTACACCGAAGGGGTGGACGAGGCCGACCCAGCCAAATGGAAAGCCAACCTGCGCTGTGCCCTTAACAAGAGCCGTGACTTCTGCCTCATCTATGATGGCCCCCGGGACATGCCGCCCCAGCCCTACAAGATCTACGAGGTCTGCTCCAATGGCTCTGCTCCTACAG agTCCCAGCCTGTTGGAGCagcaggagaagaggaggaggaggaagaggaagag CTCCAGAGGATGTTACCAGGTCTAACCATCACAG AAGCAGTGCCACCTGGCCGCCCCATGGTCcccttttctttacccaaagaagaTGTCAAGTGGCCACCCACCCTGCAGCCACATGTGGTGCTGGGACCCCGTGCTCCAGACCCCAATCTCCTGGCCCCACCCCCTGGTGCTCCCTCTAGCTTCGGGGAGATTGTCTCTGAGGTCCTGCCAAGCCTGGAGCCTGGGCCCCTAGGTGCCAGCCTGCCCCCTGCAGGACAGCTCCTGCCCGACCTGCTGATCAGCCCCCACATGCTGCCGC TGACGGACCTGGAGATCAAGTTCCAGTACCGGGGACGGCCACCCCAGGCTCTCACCATCAGCAACCCAAATGGCTGCCGACTCTTCTACAGCCAGCTGGAGGCCACTCAGGAGCAGGTGGAACTTTTTGGCCCTGTGAGCCTGGAGCAAGTGCGCTTCCCCAGTCCTGAGGACATCCCCAGCGACAAGCAGCGCTTCTACACAAACCAGCTGCTGGATGTCCTGGACCGCGGTCTCATCCTCCAGCTGCAGGGCCAGGACCTGTATGCCATCCGCCTGTGCCAGTGCAAGGTGTTCTGGAGCGGGCCCTGCGCCTCAGCCAATGGCTCGTGCCCCAACCCCATCCAGCGGGAGGTCAAGACCAAGCTCTTCAGCCTGGAGCATTTTCTCAATG AGCTCATCTTGTTCCAGAAGGGTCAGACCAATACCCCACCACCCTTTGAGATCTTCTTCTGCTTTGGGGAGGAGTGGCCTGACCCCAAACCTCGAGAGAAGAAGCTCATTACTGTACAG gtggtgcctgtagcagCTCGGTTGCTGCTGGAGATGTTCTCAGGGGAGCTCTCTTGGTCAGCTGATAGTATCCGGCTACAGATCTCAAACCCAGACCTCAAAGATCGCATGGTGGAGCAATTCAAGGAGCTCCATCATATCTGGCATACCCAGCAGCGGTTGCAGCCTATGGCCCAGGCCCCTCCTGTGGCAGGCCTTGGGGCTGGCCAAGGGCCCTGGCCTATGCACCCCGTCAGCATGCAATAA
- the IRF5 gene encoding interferon regulatory factor 5 isoform X1, with protein MTVLLFYCRRSQCSVQGTGLSGVSPRPWAWCYILSPGPRSPGQFWGPGVDLRAGRCQRTELRSRGPGAGVARCGSAGRLADRREAQLRESAAWPRSPARAPGRSHAGAPPTDPLAMNQPTPGAPAPPRRVRLKPWLVAQVNSGQYPGLQWVNGEKKFFYIPWRHATRHGPSQDGDNTIFKAWATETGKYTEGVDEADPAKWKANLRCALNKSRDFCLIYDGPRDMPPQPYKIYEVCSNGSAPTESQPVGAAGEEEEEEEEELQRMLPGLTITEAVPPGRPMVPFSLPKEDVKWPPTLQPHVVLGPRAPDPNLLAPPPGAPSSFGEIVSEVLPSLEPGPLGASLPPAGQLLPDLLISPHMLPLTDLEIKFQYRGRPPQALTISNPNGCRLFYSQLEATQEQVELFGPVSLEQVRFPSPEDIPSDKQRFYTNQLLDVLDRGLILQLQGQDLYAIRLCQCKVFWSGPCASANGSCPNPIQREVKTKLFSLEHFLNELILFQKGQTNTPPPFEIFFCFGEEWPDPKPREKKLITVQVVPVAARLLLEMFSGELSWSADSIRLQISNPDLKDRMVEQFKELHHIWHTQQRLQPMAQAPPVAGLGAGQGPWPMHPVSMQ; from the exons ATGACTGTTTTGCTGTTCTATTGCCGAAGGAGCCAGTGTTCTGTTCAAGGCACTGGGCTGTCTGGCGTGTCCCCGAGGCCCTGGGCCTGGTGCTATATACTCAGCCCGGGTCCGCGGTCGCCAGGTCAGTTCTGGGGCCCCGGGGTGGATCTCAGGGCGGGGCGCTGCCAGCGCACTGAGCTCCGCAGCCGAGGCCCAGGGGCGGGGGTGGCGAGATGCGGAAGTGCCGGACGGCTGGCGGACCGGCGGGAGGCGCAGCTCCGAGAGAGCGCAGCTTGGCCTCGCAGCCCGGCCCGAGCTCCCGGGCGCAGCCACGCGGGCGCTCCGCCGACAG ACCCCCTTGCCATGAACCAGCCCACTCCCGGGGCTCCTGCCCCGCCCCGCCGTGTGCGGCTTAAGCCCTGGCTGGTGGCCCAGGTGAACAGCGGCCAGTACCCAGGGCTTCAGTGGGTAAACGGGGAAAAGAAATTCTTCTACATCCCCTGGAGGCATGCCACCAGGCACGGTCCCAGCCAGGACGGGGACAACACCATCTTCAAG GCCTGGGCCACGGAGACGGGGAAGTACACCGAAGGGGTGGACGAGGCCGACCCAGCCAAATGGAAAGCCAACCTGCGCTGTGCCCTTAACAAGAGCCGTGACTTCTGCCTCATCTATGATGGCCCCCGGGACATGCCGCCCCAGCCCTACAAGATCTACGAGGTCTGCTCCAATGGCTCTGCTCCTACAG agTCCCAGCCTGTTGGAGCagcaggagaagaggaggaggaggaagaggaagag CTCCAGAGGATGTTACCAGGTCTAACCATCACAG AAGCAGTGCCACCTGGCCGCCCCATGGTCcccttttctttacccaaagaagaTGTCAAGTGGCCACCCACCCTGCAGCCACATGTGGTGCTGGGACCCCGTGCTCCAGACCCCAATCTCCTGGCCCCACCCCCTGGTGCTCCCTCTAGCTTCGGGGAGATTGTCTCTGAGGTCCTGCCAAGCCTGGAGCCTGGGCCCCTAGGTGCCAGCCTGCCCCCTGCAGGACAGCTCCTGCCCGACCTGCTGATCAGCCCCCACATGCTGCCGC TGACGGACCTGGAGATCAAGTTCCAGTACCGGGGACGGCCACCCCAGGCTCTCACCATCAGCAACCCAAATGGCTGCCGACTCTTCTACAGCCAGCTGGAGGCCACTCAGGAGCAGGTGGAACTTTTTGGCCCTGTGAGCCTGGAGCAAGTGCGCTTCCCCAGTCCTGAGGACATCCCCAGCGACAAGCAGCGCTTCTACACAAACCAGCTGCTGGATGTCCTGGACCGCGGTCTCATCCTCCAGCTGCAGGGCCAGGACCTGTATGCCATCCGCCTGTGCCAGTGCAAGGTGTTCTGGAGCGGGCCCTGCGCCTCAGCCAATGGCTCGTGCCCCAACCCCATCCAGCGGGAGGTCAAGACCAAGCTCTTCAGCCTGGAGCATTTTCTCAATG AGCTCATCTTGTTCCAGAAGGGTCAGACCAATACCCCACCACCCTTTGAGATCTTCTTCTGCTTTGGGGAGGAGTGGCCTGACCCCAAACCTCGAGAGAAGAAGCTCATTACTGTACAG gtggtgcctgtagcagCTCGGTTGCTGCTGGAGATGTTCTCAGGGGAGCTCTCTTGGTCAGCTGATAGTATCCGGCTACAGATCTCAAACCCAGACCTCAAAGATCGCATGGTGGAGCAATTCAAGGAGCTCCATCATATCTGGCATACCCAGCAGCGGTTGCAGCCTATGGCCCAGGCCCCTCCTGTGGCAGGCCTTGGGGCTGGCCAAGGGCCCTGGCCTATGCACCCCGTCAGCATGCAATAA